The sequence TTCACGTCCCTGCCGGGCGCGAGGGGATAGGGGCAGGTGAGGAGGTGCGCGTCAGGCTCACCGTCCCGCCGGAGAGGATCGCCCGCACGCTCATCTGCACCGGCGTGCGTTATCCCGCCCTGAACGAACTCGGGAACTGTCTCTCTGATGCCGGTTATCTGCTCCACTGCTGTAACGCCTCGACGATGGGGGCGGTGCTTGCCCTGCGGGCGAAGACCTGTCACGCCGCTTCTGTCTGCATCCCGGAGATCGGGGCGGCCTGGAATGACCTGGTGCTCCGGTACCTGCCTGGGGTGGACCTCCTGCGGGTGCAGGTGGCCCGGACGGAACTTGGGATCGCGTCGTCGGACGCCCTGGATGCCAGCGCCGTGGCATCGCTCAGGTTCGTCAACCGCCCGAAGGGTTCTGCGGCGCGGGTCTTCCTGGATGCATGGCTGGAAGAGCAGGGGATCGATGCCGACCGGCTCGCCGGCTACGAGCATGAGGTCAGGACGCCCGGGGCCGTCGCTGCGGCGGTCAGCAACGGGTTTGCGGACGCAGGCGTCTGCCCGGCCGCTATGGCGCGGGAGGCGGAGCTCTGGTTCACCCCGCTTGGGTATGAGACGTGCGACCTCCTGATCAGGGAGGAACTGGCCGGGGATGAGGCCGTCGCACGCCTCATCCAGGCCGCCAGGTCGCCGGAGTTCCAGGAGCATCTCCAGTCGCTGAAGAGATAACGGGAAGGCCGGGCTGGCGGGGGATCCGCATAGATTCTGTGCATGCGGGGCCTGAAGGGAACATTTACTCATTCACCTTATTTTCAGGATATGTTTGTGTTCGAGGCGGGTCATCACCTCACGCGGAAGCGCGCAAAGGGCGTGCGAAATATTAGATGCGGTGGTCCACTACTGGACCATTTCACCTTATCGTGTGGGTCCTGGTGCAGATCGCCACCTCACGCGAAGGCGCGAAGAGCGCGAAGGGAAGGTGCAGGCGATGGTAATCTCACAGACCTCGCGAGCTTCCGCACTCTTCGCGTGAGGCGGTATCGCATAGGCAATATTAGATGAAATGGTCCACTACTATTCATGGCAGTCAGCGAACAGACACAGAACCAGATCATGGCGGTGCTCCGGCGGATGGCGGAGGCCGCCGCTAAGAAGGATCTCGATGGCATGGTGGCGCTCGTCGACCCCAACATTCGGGCGTTCGGGACCGGTCCTGATGAGAAGGTGATCGGGAGGGAAGAGTTTCGCCGGCACCTCGAACGCGACTTTTCATGTGCGGAGACGATATCGATCGAGTTCTCCGAGATTCATATCGGTGCTGAGGGGACGGTCGCGTGGGTGATGGCCGATATGGCGTATCATGTCGTCGCCGGCGGTGCCCCGCAGACCCAGAACGAGCGGTTGACGGCGGTGCTCCGCGGGACGGGGCACGCGTGGGTCTTTGCCCAGATGCATTTCTCCATCCCGGCGGCGTAACCTTATTTTGGCCCTGCTGAAACGCACATGAGTCAGGGGTGAACTCAAAATTTACCGGATGCAGAATCCAGCTGCTGGCTCAGGTGAATCCATGGGTGCATGCTGGCCCGGCCATCTTCTCCGCAACACCCATGCAGTGGGCCGTGGTGGCTATCTGACGACCAGCGTTCAAGCACGGAGCGGGCAGAGAGGGGTTATCAACAAAGCCCTTATTTTGGATCCGGAGACCCCTTGCCCCCAGTCCCGCAAAACTCGCCGTCCGCAAAATGGGTGTTTGGGCGACTCACCCCTCACGGCTCTGCCGTAAAGAAGAGTATCGCCCTGCCGTTGCCGTCGATGACCGCAAGCGTGTCGCCGACGATCCGGTAGCCTGCCGCCGACCGGAGCAGGGCCAGGTAGGCGCTCTCCTGCTCCATGACCCCGTCTGGCTCGGTGCAGGAGGTCTTTGTGGCGATGACCCGCTCCACGGCAAGTCCTGTCTCGTTGAGCTGGTAGGGGGCCGAGTAGGCGTTGCACCCTGCAGACCCCGAGAGTGTACCGTCATCGTCGAAGATCAGGGTGATGTTGGTCCCCAGGATCGGTGACGCGACAGCGCTGCCGCCGCCGGTGCTGTAACGGG is a genomic window of Methanoculleus bourgensis MS2 containing:
- a CDS encoding nuclear transport factor 2 family protein, with the translated sequence MAVSEQTQNQIMAVLRRMAEAAAKKDLDGMVALVDPNIRAFGTGPDEKVIGREEFRRHLERDFSCAETISIEFSEIHIGAEGTVAWVMADMAYHVVAGGAPQTQNERLTAVLRGTGHAWVFAQMHFSIPAA